One window of the Flavobacteriales bacterium genome contains the following:
- a CDS encoding 3'-5' exonuclease: MLDNINLEKILFLDIETTSAVKSFDELSDDFKKHWEHKSKFISKEDETPSETYSRAGIYAEFGKIVCISVGFIKIELGVKKLRLKSFYNHNEAELLADFFELLNKHYDTPQHILCAHNGKEFDYPYIARRGLVNGLSIPCILDLAGKKPWEVQHLDTLQLWKFGDYKHFTSLSLLTTLFNIPTPKDDIDGSMVNQVYWQENDLERIANYCQKDVVALTQLFLKFKNEQLIDSAHIFYS; encoded by the coding sequence ATGCTTGACAACATCAATCTCGAAAAGATTTTATTTTTAGATATTGAAACCACTTCGGCGGTTAAGTCGTTCGATGAGCTTTCTGATGATTTCAAGAAACATTGGGAGCATAAATCAAAATTTATTTCTAAAGAAGACGAAACTCCATCAGAAACATACTCTCGTGCTGGTATTTATGCCGAGTTTGGTAAAATCGTATGTATTTCAGTAGGTTTTATTAAAATTGAATTGGGAGTTAAAAAACTAAGGTTAAAGTCGTTTTATAACCATAATGAAGCCGAGCTTTTAGCCGATTTTTTTGAATTGTTGAATAAACATTACGATACACCTCAGCACATACTTTGTGCTCATAACGGAAAAGAGTTTGACTATCCCTATATTGCTCGGAGAGGGTTGGTAAATGGTTTGAGTATTCCTTGTATTTTAGATTTAGCTGGTAAAAAACCTTGGGAAGTTCAGCATTTAGATACCTTGCAATTATGGAAATTTGGTGATTATAAACATTTTACTTCGCTAAGTTTGCTGACAACTCTTTTTAATATTCCAACTCCAAAAGATGACATTGATGGCAGTATGGTAAATCAGGTTTATTGGCAAGAAAATGATTTGGAGAGAATTGCAAATTATTGTCAAAAAGATGTCGTAGCTTTAACCCAGTTATTTTTGAAATTTAAAAACGAGCAATTAATCGATTCAGCACATATTTTTTATAGCTAA
- a CDS encoding citrate synthase translates to MSEIAKLELNGKVYEFPVIEGTENEKAIDITKLRGATGYITMDPGYKNSGACTSAITFLDGEEGILRYRGYSIEDLAGKATFLEVCYLLVFGDLPTKAELEKFENNIRKYTLVNEEMKDIIDGFPKSAHPMGILSSLTSALTAFNSKPVDVTSEEAIYNAVCKTLGKFVVLATWVHRKREGFPLNYYDNSKGYVENFMHMMFAIPTEKYTANPIIVDALDKLFILHADHEQNCSTSTVRIVGSSHAGLFASISAGVSALWGPLHGGANQAVIEMLEAIKADGGDVEKYILKAKDKDDPFRLMGFGHRVYKNFDPRAKIIKKAADDVLDALGIDDPILDIAKKLEKTALEDEYFKSKNLYPNVDFYSGIIYRALGIPSEMFTVMFAVGRLPGWIAQWIEMRVNQEPIGRPRQIYTGHTLRPFKEVSNR, encoded by the coding sequence ATGTCTGAAATAGCAAAATTAGAGCTTAATGGGAAAGTTTACGAATTTCCTGTTATAGAGGGAACTGAAAACGAAAAAGCAATTGATATTACTAAATTGAGAGGAGCAACTGGTTATATAACCATGGATCCAGGGTATAAAAATTCAGGTGCTTGTACAAGTGCAATTACTTTTCTTGATGGAGAAGAAGGAATATTGAGATACAGAGGATATTCGATAGAAGATTTAGCTGGAAAAGCTACATTTTTAGAAGTTTGTTATTTATTAGTTTTTGGCGATTTACCAACAAAGGCTGAATTAGAAAAATTCGAAAACAACATTCGAAAATATACTTTAGTAAATGAGGAAATGAAAGACATCATTGATGGATTTCCTAAAAGTGCTCATCCAATGGGTATTTTATCTTCATTAACAAGTGCATTAACAGCTTTCAATTCTAAACCAGTTGATGTAACTTCTGAAGAAGCGATTTATAATGCTGTTTGTAAAACATTAGGAAAATTTGTTGTTTTAGCAACGTGGGTTCATCGAAAAAGAGAAGGTTTCCCTTTGAACTATTACGATAATTCAAAAGGATATGTTGAGAATTTTATGCACATGATGTTTGCTATTCCAACCGAAAAATATACAGCAAATCCAATTATTGTGGATGCATTGGATAAATTGTTTATCCTTCATGCCGACCACGAACAAAACTGTTCTACATCAACCGTAAGAATTGTTGGTTCTTCTCATGCTGGATTATTTGCTTCAATTTCTGCTGGAGTTTCTGCATTATGGGGTCCATTACATGGTGGTGCTAATCAAGCTGTAATTGAAATGTTAGAAGCAATTAAAGCTGATGGTGGAGATGTTGAAAAATACATTCTTAAAGCGAAAGATAAAGATGATCCATTCCGTTTAATGGGCTTTGGACACAGAGTTTATAAAAACTTTGACCCAAGAGCAAAAATCATTAAAAAAGCAGCTGACGATGTTTTAGATGCTTTAGGTATTGATGATCCAATTTTAGATATTGCAAAAAAATTAGAGAAAACGGCTTTGGAAGATGAATATTTCAAATCAAAAAATCTTTACCCAAATGTTGATTTCTACTCAGGTATTATTTACCGTGCATTAGGTATTCCTTCAGAAATGTTTACTGTAATGTTTGCTGTAGGTCGTTTG
- a CDS encoding ABC transporter ATP-binding protein, translated as MENRTLLEIKNLVTEFRTEDETVKAVNDISFTLNKGETIGIVGESGSGKSVTSLSVMRLIPNPPGRIASGEILFHTSSGIVDLAKANEKTMRTLRGNEIAMIFQEPMTSLNPVYTCGDQVAEAIIVHQKVNKQEAKLRTIELFKKVQLPRPEAIFDTYPHQISGGQKQRVMIAMAMSCNPKILIADEPTTALDVTVQKTILELMNKLQLEHDMGIMFITHDLGVIAELADKVVVMYKGKVVEQGSVLDIFNNPQHPYTKGLLACRPPLNKRLKWLPTVADFMTVDKEGVMHETNKSVEEVTNSLIISAEETAAQHKVLYAKEPVLQIKNLKTYFPISKGLFGKSTEYVKAVDDITFDVYPGETLGLVGESGCGKTTLGRTILKLLEPTEGQIIFEGHDLTNLGAKEMREYRKKMQIIFQDPYSSLNPRITIGEAIMEPMKVHNVLANDAERKARVMELLRRVNLPEHHFYRYPHEFSGGQRQRICIARSLALNPRFIICDESVSALDVSVQAQVLNLLNELKQEFGFTYIFISHDLSVVKFMSDRMVVMNQGKIEEMGLADEIYNNPQTEYTKKLIGAIPKGELDDIKAAIAKKKANAGMIA; from the coding sequence ATGGAAAACAGAACATTACTAGAAATTAAAAATTTAGTTACTGAATTTAGAACTGAAGACGAAACGGTAAAAGCCGTAAATGATATCTCTTTCACTTTAAATAAAGGAGAAACAATTGGAATTGTTGGTGAATCGGGTTCTGGTAAATCGGTTACTTCACTTTCTGTAATGAGATTAATACCAAACCCTCCAGGAAGAATTGCTTCTGGAGAAATTCTATTTCACACATCGAGTGGAATAGTAGATTTAGCAAAAGCGAATGAAAAAACAATGAGGACTCTTCGTGGTAACGAAATTGCCATGATATTTCAAGAGCCCATGACTTCGTTAAATCCTGTATATACTTGTGGAGATCAGGTTGCTGAAGCAATTATTGTTCATCAAAAAGTGAATAAGCAAGAAGCGAAATTAAGAACCATTGAGTTGTTTAAAAAAGTACAATTACCTCGTCCAGAGGCAATTTTCGATACTTACCCTCATCAAATTTCAGGTGGACAAAAGCAACGTGTAATGATTGCTATGGCGATGTCGTGCAATCCTAAAATACTTATTGCCGATGAGCCTACTACAGCTTTAGACGTTACAGTTCAAAAAACCATTTTGGAATTGATGAACAAATTGCAGTTAGAGCATGATATGGGTATTATGTTTATTACACACGATTTAGGTGTAATTGCTGAATTGGCTGATAAAGTGGTAGTAATGTACAAAGGTAAGGTGGTTGAGCAAGGATCGGTGTTAGACATTTTTAACAATCCACAACATCCATATACAAAAGGATTATTGGCTTGTCGCCCACCACTGAACAAACGTTTAAAATGGTTACCAACGGTAGCTGATTTTATGACGGTTGATAAAGAAGGAGTAATGCATGAAACCAACAAATCGGTTGAAGAAGTTACCAATAGTTTGATTATTTCTGCAGAGGAAACTGCTGCACAACACAAAGTATTGTATGCAAAAGAGCCAGTTTTACAAATAAAAAATTTAAAAACATACTTTCCAATTAGCAAAGGCTTGTTTGGTAAATCTACCGAATATGTTAAAGCAGTTGACGATATTACTTTTGATGTTTACCCTGGTGAAACTTTAGGTTTAGTTGGTGAGTCGGGTTGTGGTAAAACCACTTTGGGTCGAACTATTTTAAAATTGTTGGAACCAACCGAAGGACAAATTATTTTTGAAGGTCATGATTTGACCAATTTAGGTGCTAAAGAAATGAGGGAGTACAGAAAAAAAATGCAAATTATTTTTCAAGACCCTTATTCATCATTAAACCCTAGAATTACCATTGGTGAAGCTATTATGGAGCCAATGAAAGTTCATAATGTATTGGCAAATGATGCTGAAAGAAAAGCAAGAGTAATGGAGTTGTTAAGACGAGTAAATTTACCAGAACATCATTTTTACCGTTATCCACATGAGTTCTCAGGCGGTCAACGTCAACGTATTTGTATTGCACGTTCGTTAGCATTAAACCCTCGTTTTATTATTTGCGATGAGTCGGTTTCTGCACTCGACGTTTCTGTCCAAGCCCAAGTACTAAACTTGTTAAATGAGTTAAAACAAGAATTTGGGTTTACTTATATTTTTATTTCTCACGATTTATCGGTGGTTAAGTTTATGAGCGATAGAATGGTGGTAATGAACCAGGGTAAGATTGAGGAAATGGGACTTGCTGATGAGATTTACAACAATCCACAAACGGAATACACTAAAAAATTAATTGGAGCTATACCAAAAGGTGAGTTAGATGATATTAAGGCTGCAATTGCAAAAAAGAAAGCAAATGCAGGAATGATAGCTTAA
- a CDS encoding dCMP deaminase family protein — MDIKYDQQKQLRYDKAYLKMALEWGKLSHCKRKQVGSIIVKDRMIISDGYNGTPTGFDNCCEDENEKTHWYVLHAEANAILKVAKSTHNADGATLYITLSPCKECSKLILQAGIIRVVYYNSYKDDAGIHFLKESGIQVDQISNLD; from the coding sequence ATGGACATAAAATACGATCAGCAAAAACAATTACGCTATGATAAGGCTTATTTAAAAATGGCTTTAGAGTGGGGAAAACTATCGCATTGTAAAAGAAAGCAGGTTGGTTCTATTATCGTAAAAGATAGAATGATTATTTCAGATGGCTACAATGGCACACCAACAGGATTTGATAATTGTTGCGAAGATGAAAATGAAAAAACGCATTGGTATGTTTTACATGCCGAAGCTAACGCAATATTAAAAGTAGCAAAATCTACACATAATGCTGATGGAGCAACACTTTATATTACCTTATCTCCATGTAAAGAATGTAGTAAATTAATACTACAAGCGGGTATTATAAGAGTAGTTTATTATAATTCTTACAAAGACGATGCTGGTATCCATTTTTTGAAAGAATCAGGAATACAAGTTGACCAAATTTCAAATTTAGATTAG
- the tig gene encoding trigger factor, whose protein sequence is MNITQEKIDNLNAVIKIQLSESDYQKNVDKVLKDYRNKASVPGFRKGHVPMGMVKKMVGVNAMVDEINKVLSESLQKYLAEEKLDVLGNPLPKLDEQEKIDWENQKDFEFRYDVGLAPSFEVELSDKFKFDQYIIKVAKADIDKYVEDLSRRYGKMTNPEVADADDMLFGKFEELENGQVKEGGITNSSVVIIKSVTDSSLQKSLVGAKAGSVIELDPKKVSEHESDVAAALGVKPNELKNINNKFRYTVEKINKILPAEVNQDLFDKVFGPNNVKSVEEFRGKIEEQMSQGLVVDSDRKLKTDIQDELLSKLSLQLPDSFLKRWIASSNENPVTPEQIEQEYDQYAKELKWQLVENKIIKKYDIKVSFEDVVEHTKGLLKQQLASMGLPSDDDKDLTETANRVLQNQEEARNIYMMMYDMKMMKLFKSIFKLNKKEISYEDFAKIAYGKK, encoded by the coding sequence ATGAACATTACACAAGAAAAAATTGACAATTTAAATGCTGTAATCAAAATACAGTTGTCAGAGTCGGATTATCAAAAAAATGTAGATAAAGTATTAAAAGACTACAGAAATAAAGCTTCGGTGCCTGGATTTAGAAAGGGTCATGTGCCAATGGGAATGGTAAAGAAAATGGTTGGTGTTAACGCTATGGTTGATGAAATTAATAAAGTTTTATCAGAATCGTTACAAAAATACCTTGCTGAAGAAAAGTTGGATGTTTTAGGAAATCCACTTCCAAAATTAGACGAGCAAGAAAAAATTGACTGGGAAAATCAAAAAGATTTTGAATTTAGATATGATGTTGGATTGGCACCTTCGTTTGAAGTTGAACTTTCTGATAAATTTAAGTTTGACCAGTACATTATAAAAGTTGCTAAAGCTGATATTGATAAATATGTTGAAGATTTATCGAGAAGATATGGTAAAATGACCAATCCAGAAGTTGCAGATGCAGATGATATGTTGTTTGGTAAATTTGAAGAGTTAGAAAACGGACAGGTAAAAGAAGGTGGAATTACCAATTCATCAGTAGTTATTATCAAATCAGTTACCGATTCGTCGCTTCAAAAATCGTTAGTTGGAGCTAAAGCTGGTTCAGTTATTGAGTTAGACCCTAAAAAAGTATCGGAACACGAATCGGATGTTGCTGCTGCTTTAGGTGTTAAACCAAACGAATTAAAAAACATCAACAACAAGTTTAGATATACCGTTGAAAAAATAAACAAAATTTTACCAGCAGAAGTTAACCAAGATTTGTTTGATAAAGTTTTTGGACCAAACAATGTAAAATCGGTTGAAGAATTTAGGGGTAAAATTGAAGAACAAATGTCGCAAGGTTTGGTTGTGGATAGCGATAGAAAACTAAAGACAGATATTCAAGATGAGCTGTTAAGCAAGCTAAGTCTACAACTTCCTGATAGTTTCTTAAAAAGATGGATTGCCTCAAGTAATGAGAATCCAGTTACTCCAGAACAAATTGAACAAGAGTATGACCAATACGCTAAAGAATTAAAATGGCAGTTGGTGGAAAATAAAATCATTAAAAAATACGACATTAAAGTTTCTTTTGAAGATGTTGTTGAGCATACCAAAGGGTTGCTAAAACAACAATTAGCAAGCATGGGATTACCAAGCGATGACGATAAAGATTTAACAGAAACTGCTAACAGAGTGTTGCAAAACCAAGAGGAAGCTCGTAACATTTATATGATGATGTACGATATGAAAATGATGAAGTTGTTTAAAAGCATCTTTAAATTAAATAAGAAAGAAATTTCTTATGAAGATTTTGCCAAAATAGCTTACGGCAAAAAATAA
- the eno gene encoding phosphopyruvate hydratase, whose translation MSYIAQVHARQILDSRGNPTVEVDVITQNGVLGRAAVPSGASTGKYEAVELRDGDKGRYMGKGVLKAIQNINTVINEELMGAYVLDQAGIDKALIALDGSENKSNIGANAILGVSMACAKAASEETGIPLYSYVGGVNANMLPIPMMNILNGGSHADNSIDFQEFMVMPVGASSFSEGLRMGTEVFHHLKEVLKSKGHSTNVGDEGGFAPNLKSNEEAIETVLMAIEKAGYKPGDDMFIAMDAASSEFYNAKEKVYHFHQSTGDKLTSSEMVSYWKDWTKKYPILSIEDGLDEDDWAGWAQLNAAIGNKVQLVGDDLFVTNVKRLKRGIEEKSANSILIKVNQIGSLTETINAVDMANRASFTSVMSHRSGETEDTTIADLAVALNTGQIKTGSASRSDRMAKYNQLLRIEEALGSTARYLGRDLKFLK comes from the coding sequence ATGAGCTATATTGCACAAGTACATGCACGACAAATTTTAGATTCTAGAGGTAACCCAACTGTTGAAGTTGATGTAATCACTCAAAATGGTGTTTTAGGTAGAGCAGCTGTTCCTTCTGGAGCATCAACTGGTAAATACGAGGCAGTAGAATTACGAGATGGAGATAAAGGCAGATACATGGGTAAAGGGGTTTTGAAAGCGATTCAAAACATAAATACAGTTATTAATGAAGAATTAATGGGAGCTTATGTTTTAGATCAAGCTGGAATTGATAAAGCATTAATTGCCTTAGATGGTTCTGAAAACAAAAGTAACATAGGTGCTAATGCCATTTTAGGAGTATCAATGGCTTGTGCTAAAGCTGCTTCTGAAGAGACAGGAATTCCGTTGTATAGTTATGTTGGAGGGGTCAATGCCAATATGTTGCCTATTCCAATGATGAATATTTTAAATGGAGGTTCTCATGCTGATAATAGTATTGATTTCCAAGAGTTTATGGTTATGCCAGTTGGTGCATCATCGTTTAGTGAAGGGTTAAGAATGGGAACAGAGGTTTTTCATCACTTGAAAGAAGTACTGAAATCTAAAGGTCATTCTACAAATGTTGGTGATGAAGGTGGTTTTGCTCCAAATTTAAAATCGAATGAAGAGGCGATTGAAACAGTTTTAATGGCGATTGAAAAGGCAGGATACAAACCAGGCGATGATATGTTTATTGCAATGGATGCTGCTAGTTCAGAGTTTTACAATGCCAAAGAAAAGGTATATCATTTCCATCAATCGACAGGAGATAAATTAACCTCTTCAGAAATGGTAAGTTATTGGAAAGATTGGACAAAAAAATATCCGATTCTATCGATAGAAGATGGTTTAGATGAAGATGATTGGGCTGGATGGGCACAATTAAATGCCGCTATTGGTAATAAAGTTCAGTTAGTTGGTGACGATTTATTTGTTACCAATGTAAAAAGATTAAAAAGAGGAATTGAAGAAAAATCAGCCAATTCTATTTTAATTAAAGTAAATCAAATAGGCTCATTAACAGAAACTATTAATGCTGTTGATATGGCAAATAGAGCTTCTTTTACGTCTGTTATGAGTCATCGTTCGGGCGAAACTGAAGATACCACCATTGCTGATTTAGCGGTAGCGTTAAATACTGGTCAAATTAAAACGGGTTCAGCATCTCGTTCTGATAGAATGGCAAAATATAACCAACTATTGAGAATTGAAGAAGCGCTTGGTTCAACTGCCAGATATTTGGGTAGAGATTTGAAGTTTTTGAAATAA
- a CDS encoding S41 family peptidase: MNKNKTFLYFILPTVIAFCVVIGVYLGAYLSQNSVDKTIIFPVNAKLKNSNKLNEILNFIEDMYVDTVNKGELTEISIASILSKLDPHSYYIPAKEFNEMNDPLEGNFQGIGVEFRINNDTVMILSVIANGPSEKVGLEAGDRIIKVGKKTIAGNGITNENVIKLLKGPKGTKVNVSVARKGIKKLIDYTITRDEIPIFSIESPYMIDDEIGFIKINRFAKTTYGEFMSATKKLLKSGMKDLIIDLRGNGGGVMGAATSIADEFLAKDKMIVYTQGKSRNKEAFYATDRGILEKTNIIILINENSASASEILAGAVQDNDRGTIIGRRSFGKGLVQEQVMWPDGSALRLTVARYYTPSGRCIQKPYDDGMDNYNMESYNRYLNGELLSADSIHFPDSLKFYTPLGKIVYGGGGIMPDVFVPIDTVGNTNYFYELRYRGILQDFSLQYVDNNRKKLKDQYKNAIEFKKQFRVSNDLFNSLIKFAEKNELPRNLGEIKLSKEIIVRALRASISKDLFGNFGYYVIINDEDNTVQEAISTFNITNK; this comes from the coding sequence ATGAATAAGAATAAAACCTTTCTCTATTTTATATTGCCAACAGTAATTGCATTTTGTGTGGTTATAGGGGTTTATTTAGGTGCATATCTATCTCAAAATTCGGTTGATAAAACCATCATTTTTCCAGTAAATGCTAAACTCAAAAATTCAAACAAACTCAATGAGATTTTAAATTTCATTGAAGACATGTATGTAGACACTGTTAATAAAGGAGAATTAACCGAGATATCTATTGCAAGTATTTTATCAAAGTTAGACCCTCATTCTTATTATATTCCTGCAAAAGAATTTAATGAAATGAACGATCCATTGGAAGGGAATTTTCAAGGGATAGGTGTGGAGTTTAGAATAAATAATGATACGGTTATGATTCTTTCTGTTATCGCAAACGGACCATCAGAAAAAGTTGGTTTAGAAGCAGGTGATCGAATTATAAAAGTAGGTAAGAAAACAATTGCAGGAAATGGTATAACTAACGAAAATGTGATTAAATTACTTAAAGGACCTAAAGGAACAAAAGTAAATGTTAGTGTTGCTCGAAAAGGCATAAAAAAACTGATTGATTATACCATTACCCGAGATGAAATTCCAATTTTTAGTATTGAATCACCTTATATGATTGATGACGAAATTGGTTTTATTAAAATAAATAGGTTTGCTAAAACCACTTATGGAGAGTTTATGTCGGCAACTAAAAAACTCTTAAAATCAGGAATGAAAGACCTTATTATTGATTTAAGAGGCAATGGTGGTGGTGTGATGGGAGCCGCTACAAGCATTGCCGATGAGTTTTTGGCTAAAGATAAAATGATTGTTTACACCCAAGGTAAATCAAGAAATAAAGAAGCATTTTATGCTACTGATAGAGGAATATTGGAAAAAACGAATATCATCATTTTAATTAATGAGAATTCAGCTTCAGCAAGTGAGATATTAGCTGGAGCTGTTCAGGATAACGACCGAGGGACAATTATTGGTCGTCGTTCTTTTGGTAAAGGGTTAGTACAGGAGCAAGTAATGTGGCCAGATGGATCGGCACTTCGTTTAACAGTTGCTCGTTATTATACCCCATCAGGTAGATGTATTCAAAAACCTTATGATGATGGGATGGATAACTATAATATGGAATCGTACAATCGCTATTTAAATGGAGAGTTGTTAAGTGCCGATAGTATTCATTTTCCTGATTCATTAAAATTTTACACCCCACTTGGAAAAATTGTTTACGGAGGAGGAGGTATTATGCCTGATGTTTTTGTGCCAATTGATACTGTTGGAAACACTAATTATTTTTACGAGTTACGTTATCGAGGAATTTTACAAGATTTTTCTTTACAGTATGTAGATAACAATAGAAAAAAACTCAAAGACCAATACAAAAATGCTATTGAGTTTAAGAAGCAATTTAGAGTTTCAAACGACTTGTTTAATAGCTTAATTAAATTTGCAGAGAAAAACGAATTGCCTAGGAATTTAGGCGAAATTAAGTTGTCGAAAGAAATCATCGTTAGAGCTTTGAGAGCATCGATAAGTAAGGATTTGTTCGGTAATTTTGGTTACTACGTTATCATCAACGATGAAGATAATACCGTGCAAGAGGCAATTTCTACTTTTAATATTACCAATAAATAA
- the clpP gene encoding ATP-dependent Clp endopeptidase proteolytic subunit ClpP, producing the protein MFDKDEFRKYAIKHRGISSSVYDQYQSIHADYISPTIIEERQLNVASMDVFSRLMMDRIIFLGTGINDYVANIIQAQLLFLESVDAKKDIQIYVNSPGGGVYAGLGIYDTMQYIAPDVATICTGMAASMGAVLLCAGAAGKRTALPHSRVMIHQPLGGAQGQASDIEITAREIQKLKKELYDIIAKHSGKDYDTVWKDSDRDYWMIAQEAKEYGMIDEVLVKEKK; encoded by the coding sequence ATGTTTGACAAAGACGAATTTAGAAAATATGCTATTAAACACAGAGGTATAAGTAGCTCAGTATACGATCAATATCAATCGATTCATGCCGATTATATTTCTCCAACTATTATTGAAGAGCGTCAATTGAACGTAGCTTCTATGGATGTGTTCTCTCGATTAATGATGGATAGAATTATATTTCTTGGAACAGGAATTAACGATTACGTAGCAAATATTATTCAAGCACAATTGCTTTTTTTAGAGTCGGTTGATGCAAAAAAAGATATTCAAATTTATGTAAACTCACCAGGTGGTGGTGTTTATGCAGGTTTAGGTATTTATGATACCATGCAGTATATTGCACCAGATGTAGCAACTATTTGTACGGGTATGGCAGCTTCTATGGGTGCTGTTTTATTGTGTGCTGGTGCGGCTGGAAAAAGAACAGCCCTTCCTCATTCAAGAGTGATGATTCACCAACCTTTAGGTGGAGCTCAAGGACAAGCATCCGATATCGAAATTACTGCAAGAGAAATCCAAAAATTAAAAAAAGAATTGTACGATATAATTGCTAAACATTCGGGTAAGGATTACGATACTGTTTGGAAAGATAGCGATAGAGATTACTGGATGATTGCACAAGAAGCCAAAGAATATGGTATGATTGACGAAGTTTTAGTAAAAGAGAAAAAATAA